Proteins encoded in a region of the Paenibacillus pedocola genome:
- a CDS encoding MGDG synthase family glycosyltransferase — protein MRKKRVLLFSEGFGTGHTGAAYALAEGIRLLNPDVQCRVIELGRFLNPTVAPWILSAYRKTVSSQPKLVGMMYKTQYHKSLNRLTRAALHRIFYTHAQKVIEQLKPDLIICSHPIPAAVISRLKQQGLDIPLYTLITDYDAHGSWVNPEADRYLVSTSRVKSILTGRGVPPELVTVTGIPVHPKFWERSSKQQLRKELGLADIPTVLIMGGGWGLMFGKDVMDSLTARMDDIQLVFCMGSNDKLVAKMRATPLLNHPNVKILGYSSEINKLMDASDLLITKPGGMTCTEGQAKGIPMLFYSAIPGQEEKNAQYFVELGLAEVLDSDVVDRWFSLLLREYAGLEEQRKRRLALERQQPHNCASTVLQLLGKSADGAAEPRTARTQQARTEEPVYVTP, from the coding sequence ATGCGAAAGAAAAGAGTACTGCTGTTTTCGGAAGGCTTCGGCACGGGCCATACAGGGGCAGCCTATGCTCTGGCCGAAGGAATCAGACTGCTTAACCCGGACGTCCAGTGCCGGGTCATTGAGCTGGGGAGATTCCTGAATCCTACGGTTGCTCCTTGGATTCTTTCCGCTTACCGCAAAACAGTCAGCAGCCAGCCTAAGCTGGTCGGCATGATGTATAAAACCCAATATCATAAATCACTGAACCGGCTGACCCGAGCGGCACTTCACCGGATTTTTTATACACATGCCCAAAAGGTGATCGAGCAGCTTAAGCCTGATCTCATTATCTGCTCCCATCCGATTCCTGCTGCCGTCATTTCCAGGCTGAAGCAGCAGGGGCTGGATATACCGCTGTATACATTGATAACTGATTATGATGCTCACGGCAGCTGGGTTAATCCCGAGGCAGACCGCTATTTGGTCTCAACCTCCCGGGTCAAATCGATTCTGACCGGACGGGGTGTTCCTCCTGAACTGGTAACGGTCACCGGCATTCCGGTGCATCCGAAATTCTGGGAGCGTTCCAGCAAGCAGCAGCTCCGCAAGGAGCTCGGGCTTGCCGATATCCCTACCGTATTGATTATGGGCGGTGGATGGGGTCTGATGTTCGGCAAAGATGTCATGGATTCATTGACCGCCCGGATGGACGACATCCAATTGGTCTTCTGCATGGGCAGCAACGATAAGCTTGTGGCCAAAATGCGCGCCACTCCCCTGCTGAATCATCCCAATGTGAAGATCCTGGGATACAGCAGCGAAATCAATAAGCTGATGGATGCATCTGATCTGCTGATTACGAAGCCTGGCGGGATGACCTGTACAGAAGGTCAGGCCAAGGGTATACCGATGCTCTTCTACAGTGCCATTCCGGGACAGGAAGAGAAAAATGCCCAATATTTCGTAGAGCTGGGACTCGCCGAGGTGCTCGATTCGGATGTGGTGGACAGATGGTTTTCCCTGTTGCTGCGGGAATATGCCGGTCTTGAGGAGCAGCGGAAACGCCGGCTGGCCCTGGAACGGCAGCAGCCGCATAACTGTGCCTCCACCGTGCTGCAGCTCTTGGGCAAGAGTGCAGACGGGGCAGCTGAACCACGGACTGCACGGACGCAACAAGCCCGGACGGAAGAGCCTGTCTATGTCACACCTTAA
- a CDS encoding TetR/AcrR family transcriptional regulator, producing MAVVDRRQLVLQAATKCFSLFGYKATTMDQVAKIANVGKGTIYTFFTNKEQLFDEILRDVIIEMKKIAEREVKHDKPFFDNLHRVLDALLEFRSEHELFIKLSQESRDFGTPQAGEGLDKIERVVLEYLEREVEQAIRQGEIKDCDPKIVSVVMFRLYIVLTAELNKVHVSLSKEQIKDYFQLFLSEGLAQRALHC from the coding sequence GTGGCTGTGGTAGATCGAAGGCAGCTGGTGCTTCAGGCCGCGACGAAATGTTTTTCATTATTCGGCTATAAGGCAACCACAATGGATCAGGTCGCAAAGATTGCGAATGTCGGAAAAGGAACGATCTATACCTTTTTTACGAATAAGGAGCAGCTGTTTGATGAGATCCTGCGTGATGTCATTATCGAGATGAAGAAAATCGCCGAGCGGGAAGTCAAACACGATAAGCCGTTTTTTGATAACCTGCACAGGGTTCTGGATGCGCTGCTTGAATTTCGAAGCGAACATGAGCTATTCATCAAGCTTTCCCAGGAAAGTCGCGATTTCGGAACGCCGCAGGCTGGTGAAGGGCTCGATAAGATCGAGCGTGTTGTACTTGAATATTTGGAACGGGAGGTGGAACAGGCGATACGTCAGGGGGAGATTAAGGATTGCGACCCTAAGATTGTGTCCGTTGTTATGTTTAGGCTTTATATCGTGCTGACAGCCGAGCTGAACAAGGTGCATGTGTCTTTAAGCAAAGAACAGATCAAGGATTATTTTCAGTTGTTTCTGTCCGAAGGCTTGGCACAGAGAGCTTTGCACTGCTGA
- a CDS encoding YhgE/Pip domain-containing protein: MKSLSVFIKDLGAALKNPKVLIPMFVVLFIPVLYSGLFLKAFWDPYGKMNELPVAVVNEDKGADYEGSKLAAGNELVEELKKTDGFKWNFVTREQAEAGLDDNTYYMAIIVPEDFSAKATTLLDTDPQPAKIIYEPNEGYNFLAGQIGGTAVKDIKTKVSAKITEAYTNSVFDKITEIASGLGDAGDGASKIADGATKLDDGALKLRDNLLVLTEGTGKLVNGVAPLTEGVTALNTGAAALENGSSTLAGGLEQLSAAHKKLQAGVSQTAAGSKQLSDGLKKTEAGAAALQAGTQSAVDGTAKLQAGTQSVVEGSSKLAAGLTSSAEGSAKLEAGLKASKDGSAKVSAGAKAVADGLQQLVKSSPQLAASPDVQKLLAASAAVAEGTAQLDASQQQLLAGATSLHSGQEQLVQGANQLHDGSQQLDAGVSQLHDGAQQLNAGSTQLLQGQQQLLAGAAKLETGGNTLSAGMKQFGAKLDEAAAGGAKLADGGKALEAGTSKLLAGAGQLSSGLTSVADGSKKLSDGAGQLKDGLDELKSGSSELATKLGDAASQTSTVNKTDALVSMFAQPVKIEEVKVSAVPNYGTGFAPYFLSLGLFVGALICTLVIPMRSSEVLEASRFNRFMSRTLTFSMMSMLQSLMAAMIVLYGLGLEVQSVPLFYAFTFITSISFMWMIQAIVTWMDQPGRFVVIVILIFQLTTSAGTFPLELIPNWMKFFNPLLPMTYSVRGFKAAISTGDFSAMWSDAGLLAIYGIVFLALTFTYFMTREQENEVMVKGEQALTV, from the coding sequence ATGAAATCTTTATCCGTGTTTATTAAGGACCTTGGCGCGGCGCTTAAGAATCCTAAAGTGCTGATACCTATGTTCGTTGTCCTTTTCATTCCTGTGCTGTACAGCGGATTGTTCCTGAAAGCGTTCTGGGACCCGTACGGTAAAATGAACGAGCTGCCGGTCGCTGTTGTAAATGAAGATAAAGGTGCCGATTATGAAGGCTCGAAGCTGGCCGCCGGTAACGAGCTGGTAGAGGAACTCAAAAAGACCGACGGGTTTAAATGGAACTTTGTGACCCGTGAGCAGGCGGAGGCCGGACTGGACGATAATACCTATTATATGGCGATCATCGTTCCTGAAGATTTCTCAGCCAAAGCAACTACCCTGCTGGATACAGATCCGCAGCCGGCCAAAATTATTTACGAGCCTAATGAAGGCTACAACTTCCTTGCCGGGCAAATCGGCGGAACTGCAGTAAAAGATATCAAGACAAAAGTATCCGCCAAGATAACAGAAGCTTATACAAATTCCGTATTTGATAAGATTACTGAGATCGCCAGCGGCCTTGGTGATGCCGGAGACGGCGCTTCAAAGATCGCAGACGGCGCAACGAAGCTGGACGACGGTGCACTGAAGCTTAGAGATAATCTGCTTGTGCTGACCGAAGGTACCGGCAAGCTGGTTAATGGCGTAGCACCTCTTACAGAAGGTGTGACTGCTCTGAATACAGGTGCAGCAGCACTGGAAAATGGCAGCAGCACCCTGGCAGGCGGACTTGAACAACTGTCTGCCGCCCACAAAAAGCTGCAGGCAGGCGTATCGCAGACCGCAGCCGGAAGTAAGCAGCTCAGCGACGGTCTGAAGAAGACTGAAGCCGGAGCGGCAGCGCTGCAAGCCGGAACACAGTCGGCTGTAGACGGAACTGCGAAGCTGCAAGCGGGAACGCAGTCAGTGGTTGAAGGCAGCTCGAAGCTGGCGGCAGGCCTGACTTCTTCCGCCGAAGGCAGCGCGAAGCTGGAAGCCGGTCTGAAGGCTTCCAAGGACGGCAGCGCTAAAGTAAGCGCTGGAGCTAAAGCAGTGGCTGATGGTCTGCAGCAGCTGGTTAAATCGAGCCCGCAGCTTGCGGCGAGCCCGGATGTGCAGAAGCTGCTGGCGGCAAGCGCCGCTGTAGCCGAAGGCACAGCGCAGCTGGATGCGAGCCAGCAGCAGCTGCTGGCAGGTGCGACCTCCCTGCACAGCGGCCAAGAGCAGCTGGTACAGGGTGCGAACCAGCTGCACGACGGTTCGCAGCAGCTGGACGCAGGTGTCAGCCAGCTGCATGACGGAGCGCAGCAGCTGAATGCCGGCAGCACTCAGCTGCTGCAAGGACAACAGCAGCTGCTGGCAGGTGCTGCGAAGCTGGAAACAGGCGGCAATACTCTTTCCGCCGGTATGAAGCAATTCGGCGCGAAGCTGGATGAAGCGGCAGCAGGCGGTGCGAAGCTTGCGGATGGCGGCAAGGCGCTGGAGGCCGGAACATCCAAGCTTCTGGCAGGCGCAGGCCAGCTCAGCAGCGGCCTCACATCGGTAGCCGATGGTTCCAAAAAGCTCAGCGACGGTGCAGGCCAGCTTAAGGATGGCCTGGATGAACTGAAATCCGGATCAAGCGAGCTGGCCACGAAGCTTGGCGATGCCGCTTCGCAGACCAGCACGGTGAATAAAACGGACGCGCTGGTGTCCATGTTCGCACAGCCGGTTAAGATTGAAGAGGTTAAGGTCAGTGCAGTACCTAACTATGGTACCGGCTTTGCTCCTTACTTCCTGTCGCTCGGATTGTTCGTAGGCGCACTGATCTGTACACTCGTTATTCCGATGAGAAGCTCTGAAGTGCTTGAGGCGAGCCGGTTCAACCGGTTTATGAGCCGCACACTGACCTTCTCTATGATGAGTATGCTGCAGTCCCTGATGGCGGCAATGATCGTGCTTTACGGATTGGGACTTGAAGTACAAAGTGTACCGTTGTTCTATGCTTTCACCTTTATTACAAGCATTTCCTTCATGTGGATGATTCAAGCGATTGTTACCTGGATGGATCAGCCTGGACGTTTCGTAGTCATCGTTATTCTCATTTTCCAATTGACTACAAGCGCAGGTACCTTCCCGTTGGAACTGATTCCGAACTGGATGAAATTCTTCAATCCGCTGCTGCCTATGACTTACAGCGTCCGCGGATTCAAAGCAGCTATTTCCACCGGAGATTTCAGTGCCATGTGGAGTGATGCGGGACTTCTGGCCATTTACGGCATTGTGTTCCTGGCGCTGACCTTTACCTATTTCATGACCCGTGAGCAGGAAAATGAAGTTATGGTAAAAGGTGAACAAGCGTTGACTGTATAA
- the gltB gene encoding glutamate synthase large subunit: MRHTELPGKQGLYDPQFEKDACGMGFVAHIKGKPSHDIVSNALTMLFNMEHRGGQGSEPNSGDGAGIMLQIPHRFFAGEASKLGFELPEQGFYGVGMIFLSHNEEIRARHEALLNEIIAEEGQAVLGYRDVPTFDEMLGKTAKAAKPYVRQVFISRAEGLADELAFERKLFVIRKRAELAIRYGGVEEAESFYMPSMSCRKIVYKGMLTTEQVGQFYLDLQNEELESAIAMVHSRFSTNTFPSWERAHPYRFMIHNGEINTLRGNVNWMHARQSLFKSEVYGEDLSKIKPIVNPDGSDTAMFDNTFEFLYLSGRSLPHVAMMMVPEPWSNHESMGDEKKAFYEYHSTLMEPWDGPAAMGFTDGVQIGAMLDRNGLRPARYYVTKDDMIILSSEAGVLDIPAENVLYKDRLRPGRMLLVDTKQGRIISDEEVKAAIASEQPYRQWLDEHLIGLDQLPDAPELPNPKHDNVQQLQQSFGYTFEDLRKVLEPMASTGAEAVASMGYDAPLAVLSDRPQRLYNYFKQMFAQVTNPPIDAIREELVTSTATTIGPERNLLKPEPESCRQISLESPILSNEDFAKIRHVRRAGFKSMSIPILFPAELGAEGMRIALERMNEAADRVMAKGHNILILSDRGVDRENAAIPALLAVSSLHHHLIRSGTRTKVSILLESGEPREVHHYALLLGYGVSAVNPYLAFESLDDMIGQGLLRGISHEKAVKNYIKAATKSVVKILSKMGISTIQSYRGAQIFEAVGLNSEFVDRYFTWTPSRIGGIGLEEVAAEALIHHNRAFTDKDGNDKVLDSGGEYQWRSDGEEHLFNPQTIHLLQHSVRSGDYGLYKKYAALVQGESKKHQTIRSMLEFKSTNQPVPLEEVEPAESIMKRFKTGAMSFGSISKEAHETLAIAMNRIGGKSNTGEGGEDPARFIPDANGDSRRSAIKQVASGRFGVTSNYLVNADEIQIKMAQGAKPGEGGQLPGRKVYPWVAEVRGSTAGVGLISPPPHHDIYSIEDLAELIYDLKNANPRASINVKLVSEVGVGTIAAGVAKGRADIILISGYDGGTGASPLNSIRHAGLPWELGLAETHQTLMLNNLRDRVVLETDGKMLSGRDLAVAVLLGAEEYGFATAPLVAVGCIMMRVCQMDTCPVGVATQNPELRKNFTGDPQHVVNFMTFVAQDLREIMAELGFRTIEEMVGRTDCLDAVRASSHWKKKGVDLSSLLHTPELPEGSTRFRSKFQNHGLEETIDVSKLLDLAAPALESGQAVEASLPITNVNRAVGTILGSELTRKYGAAGLPDDTIRLHFTGSAGQSLGAFVPKGITITVEGDSNDYVGKGLSGGKLIIKPSPKATFAAEDNIIIGNTALYGATSGEAYISGIAGERFAVRNSGAKVVVEGVGDHGCEYMTGGRVAVLGPTGRNFAAGMSGGIAYVYDPDNTFIKRCNLEMVLLERVEEADEAAELHSLIARHSELTDSAAASRILDSWEASLPKFVRVIPKDYKRMLEQIRKVEQTGLTGEAALMAAFEANMRELARVGG; encoded by the coding sequence ATGAGACACACTGAACTGCCCGGCAAACAGGGCCTTTATGATCCCCAGTTCGAAAAAGATGCATGCGGCATGGGTTTTGTTGCCCATATTAAAGGAAAACCTTCCCATGATATCGTTAGCAACGCTTTGACTATGCTCTTTAATATGGAGCATCGGGGAGGACAGGGAAGCGAGCCGAACTCTGGTGACGGAGCCGGCATTATGCTGCAGATTCCACACCGTTTCTTTGCCGGTGAAGCCAGTAAGCTTGGCTTTGAACTGCCGGAACAGGGCTTTTATGGCGTGGGTATGATCTTTTTGTCTCACAACGAGGAGATCCGCGCCCGTCACGAGGCTCTCTTAAATGAGATTATTGCCGAAGAAGGCCAGGCGGTGCTTGGATACCGTGATGTGCCTACCTTCGACGAAATGCTGGGCAAGACCGCTAAAGCAGCCAAGCCTTATGTCCGCCAGGTATTTATCAGCCGTGCGGAGGGCCTTGCCGATGAGCTGGCTTTTGAACGCAAGCTGTTTGTAATCCGCAAGCGTGCCGAGCTCGCCATCCGCTACGGCGGTGTGGAAGAGGCAGAATCCTTCTATATGCCAAGTATGTCCTGTCGGAAGATCGTATACAAAGGCATGTTGACAACCGAGCAAGTAGGCCAGTTTTACCTGGATCTGCAGAATGAAGAGCTGGAGTCGGCGATTGCGATGGTGCACTCCCGTTTCAGCACCAATACGTTCCCAAGCTGGGAGCGTGCCCACCCGTACCGCTTCATGATCCATAATGGCGAGATCAACACACTGCGGGGGAATGTGAACTGGATGCATGCCCGCCAGTCCCTGTTCAAGAGCGAAGTATACGGTGAAGACCTGAGCAAGATCAAACCGATCGTAAATCCGGACGGTTCCGACACTGCGATGTTCGACAACACCTTTGAGTTCCTGTATCTCAGCGGACGCTCCTTACCGCATGTGGCGATGATGATGGTGCCTGAGCCTTGGAGCAATCATGAAAGTATGGGCGATGAGAAGAAGGCATTCTATGAATACCACAGCACCCTGATGGAGCCGTGGGACGGCCCCGCTGCGATGGGCTTTACCGACGGTGTGCAAATCGGTGCAATGCTTGACCGTAACGGCCTGCGCCCTGCACGCTATTATGTAACCAAAGACGATATGATTATCTTATCCTCTGAAGCTGGAGTGCTTGATATTCCGGCAGAGAATGTACTATATAAAGACCGCCTGAGACCAGGCCGCATGCTGCTGGTGGATACGAAGCAGGGACGCATTATCTCCGACGAGGAAGTAAAGGCCGCCATCGCTTCCGAGCAGCCTTACCGCCAGTGGCTGGATGAGCATCTGATAGGCCTCGATCAGCTTCCGGATGCTCCGGAGCTGCCAAATCCGAAGCATGACAATGTGCAGCAGCTGCAGCAGTCATTCGGCTACACGTTTGAGGATCTGCGCAAGGTATTGGAGCCTATGGCTTCCACCGGTGCCGAAGCCGTTGCTTCCATGGGCTACGATGCCCCGCTGGCCGTGCTCTCGGACCGCCCGCAGCGTCTCTACAACTACTTTAAACAAATGTTCGCGCAGGTAACCAATCCGCCGATCGATGCGATCCGTGAGGAGCTGGTTACTTCTACAGCCACCACGATCGGGCCGGAACGCAACCTGCTGAAGCCGGAACCGGAGAGTTGCCGGCAGATTTCACTGGAATCGCCGATTCTCTCCAACGAGGATTTCGCTAAGATCCGCCATGTCCGCCGTGCCGGCTTCAAGTCGATGTCGATTCCGATCCTGTTCCCGGCTGAGCTTGGAGCGGAAGGAATGCGCATTGCCCTGGAACGCATGAATGAAGCAGCTGACCGTGTTATGGCTAAAGGACATAATATTCTTATTCTGTCTGACCGCGGAGTAGACCGTGAGAATGCCGCAATCCCGGCCCTGCTGGCTGTATCCAGCCTGCATCACCACTTGATCCGCTCCGGGACACGGACGAAAGTCAGTATTCTGCTGGAGTCCGGCGAACCGCGTGAAGTGCATCACTACGCGCTTCTCCTTGGTTACGGCGTGAGTGCGGTCAATCCGTACCTTGCTTTTGAAAGCTTGGATGACATGATCGGCCAAGGCCTGCTGCGCGGAATTTCGCATGAGAAGGCTGTGAAGAATTACATTAAGGCTGCGACTAAGAGCGTAGTTAAAATATTGTCCAAGATGGGGATCTCCACGATCCAATCGTACCGCGGCGCACAGATTTTTGAAGCTGTCGGCCTGAATTCGGAGTTTGTGGACCGTTACTTTACCTGGACACCTTCCCGTATCGGCGGTATCGGTCTTGAGGAAGTAGCTGCTGAAGCACTGATTCATCACAACCGTGCGTTCACCGACAAGGACGGCAACGACAAGGTGCTTGATTCCGGCGGTGAATATCAATGGCGCAGTGACGGGGAAGAGCATCTGTTCAACCCGCAGACGATTCATCTGCTTCAGCATTCCGTACGGAGCGGTGACTATGGTTTGTACAAAAAGTATGCGGCGCTCGTTCAGGGTGAGAGCAAGAAACACCAGACCATCCGCTCCATGCTGGAATTCAAATCAACGAACCAACCGGTTCCGCTCGAAGAGGTAGAGCCTGCAGAATCGATTATGAAACGCTTCAAGACCGGAGCAATGTCGTTCGGTTCCATCAGTAAGGAAGCTCATGAGACACTGGCGATTGCAATGAACCGCATCGGCGGCAAGAGCAACACCGGTGAAGGCGGGGAAGATCCGGCGCGCTTTATTCCGGACGCTAACGGCGATTCCCGCCGCAGTGCGATCAAGCAGGTGGCATCTGGCCGCTTTGGGGTAACCTCGAATTATCTGGTGAACGCTGATGAGATCCAGATCAAGATGGCACAGGGGGCTAAGCCTGGTGAAGGCGGACAGCTTCCGGGCCGCAAGGTATATCCTTGGGTAGCCGAAGTGCGCGGTTCCACAGCGGGTGTGGGCCTGATTTCACCGCCGCCGCATCATGATATTTATTCCATCGAGGATTTGGCCGAACTGATTTATGATCTGAAGAATGCCAATCCGCGTGCAAGCATTAATGTGAAGCTCGTGTCTGAGGTGGGTGTCGGAACGATCGCTGCCGGCGTAGCCAAGGGCCGTGCCGATATTATTCTGATCAGCGGATATGACGGCGGTACAGGGGCATCCCCGTTGAACTCCATCCGTCATGCCGGTCTGCCGTGGGAGCTTGGACTCGCGGAGACGCATCAGACGCTTATGCTGAACAACCTGCGTGACCGTGTTGTACTGGAGACCGACGGTAAAATGCTCAGCGGACGCGACCTTGCGGTAGCTGTACTGCTGGGAGCAGAAGAGTACGGATTTGCTACAGCACCGCTTGTAGCGGTAGGCTGCATCATGATGCGCGTATGCCAGATGGACACTTGTCCGGTTGGTGTTGCGACACAGAATCCGGAACTGCGTAAGAACTTTACCGGCGACCCGCAGCATGTCGTGAACTTTATGACATTTGTGGCTCAGGACCTGCGCGAAATCATGGCTGAGCTGGGCTTCCGCACCATTGAAGAGATGGTCGGACGTACGGATTGCCTCGATGCTGTGCGTGCTTCGAGTCACTGGAAGAAGAAAGGCGTAGATCTGAGCAGTCTGCTGCATACTCCGGAACTGCCTGAAGGCAGCACCCGCTTCCGCAGCAAATTCCAGAACCACGGCCTGGAAGAAACCATTGATGTATCGAAATTGCTGGATCTGGCAGCGCCGGCACTGGAATCCGGCCAGGCGGTAGAAGCCTCGCTGCCGATTACGAACGTCAACCGTGCAGTGGGCACGATTCTGGGGAGCGAGCTTACCCGCAAATACGGGGCCGCAGGTCTTCCGGATGATACGATCCGTCTGCACTTCACCGGCTCTGCCGGACAAAGTCTGGGTGCTTTCGTACCGAAGGGTATTACAATTACGGTCGAAGGTGACTCCAATGACTATGTGGGTAAAGGGTTGTCCGGAGGCAAGCTGATTATTAAGCCGTCCCCTAAGGCTACCTTTGCCGCTGAGGACAACATCATTATCGGGAATACGGCGCTTTACGGAGCGACCAGCGGTGAGGCGTATATCAGCGGTATCGCCGGTGAACGGTTCGCCGTGCGCAACTCCGGTGCGAAGGTAGTTGTTGAAGGTGTGGGCGACCACGGCTGTGAATATATGACCGGCGGCCGTGTGGCCGTGCTTGGTCCAACCGGCCGCAACTTTGCGGCAGGGATGTCCGGCGGTATCGCTTACGTCTATGATCCGGACAATACCTTCATCAAACGCTGCAACCTGGAAATGGTGCTTCTGGAGCGTGTAGAGGAAGCGGATGAAGCAGCTGAGCTGCACAGCCTGATTGCCCGCCACTCAGAGCTTACAGACAGTGCTGCTGCAAGCCGGATCCTGGACAGCTGGGAAGCTTCGCTGCCGAAATTCGTCCGTGTTATTCCGAAGGATTACAAACGGATGCTGGAGCAGATCCGCAAGGTAGAACAGACCGGGTTAACCGGCGAAGCTGCCCTGATGGCTGCCTTCGAAGCTAATATGCGTGAACTTGCGCGTGTTGGAGGCTAA